The following proteins come from a genomic window of Nicotiana tomentosiformis chromosome 12, ASM39032v3, whole genome shotgun sequence:
- the LOC104089275 gene encoding uncharacterized protein, with amino-acid sequence MASLQCQKPAQHAPSTVCQKTTTVTCHKANNEHHSYADKMKDMTGKMFHHDNHNHQSACHGTKTQQSAACHGTKTNQSACHGTKTNQSACHGTKTQQSAACHGTKTHQSAACHGTSATAAHAGACGKKKEGNFMHKMRDQMRSRRKNKDGNCSDGSDSSSSSSDESDNENCGRTTKRGNC; translated from the exons ATGGCATCACTTCAGTGCCAGAAGCCCGCTCAACATGCCCCATCCACTGTCTGTCAAAAGACCACCACTGTGACATGCCACAAGGCTAACAATGAGCACCACTCTTATGCTGACAAGATGAAAGATATGACCGGCAAAATGTTTCACCATGACAATCACAATCATCAATCTGCGTGCCATGGCACCAAAACTCAGCAATCTGCTGCATGCCATGGCACCAAAACTAACCAATCTGCATGCCATGGCACCAAAACTAACCAATCTGCATGCCATGGTACCAAAACTCAGCAATCTGCTGCATGCCATGGCACCAAAACTCACCAATCTGCTGCATGCCACGGCACAAGTGCAACTGCTGCACATGCTGGGGCTTGTGGAAAGAAAAAGGAAGGGAATTTCATGCATAAGATGCGTGATCAAATGAGAAGCAGGAGGAAGAACAAGGACGGAAATTGCAGCGATGGCAGtgacagcagcagcagcagcagtgaTGAGAGCGACAATGAAAACTGCGGAAGGACCACG AAGAGAGGGAACTGCTGA